A window of the bacterium genome harbors these coding sequences:
- a CDS encoding sigma-54-dependent Fis family transcriptional regulator, which translates to MLPKVLESLATLNSLLQLDDLLPAVLDVTLDLTGADRAFVVLDEKDRKFSVQAGRNSAREDLTEQDFSGSTTVIEKARKELQSVYIPRLTKDAQFADAESVRKLQLKSAIAIPLFQRENAFLGVIYIDSTSMVSPLTEEHLQIMKALANYVSISIENAKLFEEVREKNREIESLNSQLQKRVEVQAGNLAEMRHLLAETQRELKKVFGLETIVGKSQPMKRIFRILEKVVGTSASVLITGESGTGKEQIARYLHHFGPRSEKPMVSINCSAFSDTLLESELFGHRKGAFTGADENKIGLFQVADGGTLFLDEVGDMSEEMQKKLLRILQEGELRPVGSKENIKVDVRMIAATNKDLEELIKQGKFRNDLYFRLNVIHILLPPLRERREDIPLLIDHFMQTVCAELQQPVKPLPPEIMMKFLEYDWPGNVRQLANEIRRVLILESEYLPLLPPAEEDDRKLSTVEKKAILKALESTLGNKSKAADLLGMSRSAFYEKLAKYQIQ; encoded by the coding sequence ATGCTTCCGAAAGTTCTGGAGTCCCTTGCAACTTTAAATTCGCTGCTTCAACTGGACGATTTGCTTCCGGCCGTGCTGGACGTGACGCTGGACTTGACCGGCGCGGACCGTGCGTTTGTGGTTCTCGATGAAAAAGACCGGAAGTTCAGCGTTCAAGCAGGACGCAACAGCGCGAGAGAAGACTTAACGGAGCAGGATTTCAGCGGTTCCACAACTGTCATCGAAAAAGCGCGAAAAGAGCTGCAATCTGTTTACATTCCGCGCCTGACAAAGGATGCGCAGTTTGCCGATGCCGAGAGCGTTCGCAAATTGCAACTGAAGTCCGCGATTGCCATTCCTTTGTTTCAGCGTGAGAATGCGTTTCTGGGCGTAATCTATATTGATTCAACTTCCATGGTGAGTCCACTAACCGAAGAGCATTTGCAGATTATGAAAGCACTCGCGAATTATGTTTCGATCTCGATTGAAAATGCAAAACTGTTCGAAGAGGTTCGAGAAAAGAACCGGGAGATCGAGTCGCTGAACTCTCAACTGCAGAAACGCGTGGAAGTGCAGGCGGGAAATCTCGCCGAAATGAGGCACCTGTTGGCCGAAACGCAACGCGAGTTAAAGAAGGTTTTCGGCCTGGAAACGATCGTTGGTAAGTCGCAGCCGATGAAGCGAATTTTCCGAATCCTCGAAAAGGTCGTTGGCACGAGTGCAAGCGTCCTCATTACCGGCGAGAGCGGAACCGGCAAAGAGCAGATCGCAAGATATTTGCACCACTTCGGTCCGCGATCGGAAAAGCCGATGGTTTCCATTAACTGTTCCGCTTTCAGCGATACGCTTTTGGAAAGCGAGCTATTCGGCCATCGCAAAGGGGCATTTACCGGAGCGGATGAAAACAAAATCGGTTTATTTCAAGTTGCGGACGGCGGCACTCTTTTTCTTGATGAAGTCGGAGACATGAGCGAAGAGATGCAAAAAAAACTGTTGCGGATCCTGCAGGAAGGGGAGCTCCGGCCCGTTGGGAGTAAGGAAAACATTAAGGTGGATGTGCGCATGATTGCCGCAACGAATAAGGATCTTGAAGAGTTGATCAAACAGGGAAAATTTAGAAATGATTTGTATTTTCGCTTGAATGTCATTCACATTCTCCTTCCTCCTTTGCGCGAACGCAGGGAAGACATTCCACTTCTCATCGATCACTTCATGCAAACCGTTTGCGCAGAGTTGCAACAGCCGGTTAAACCGCTTCCTCCTGAAATTATGATGAAGTTTCTGGAATATGATTGGCCTGGAAATGTTCGGCAGCTCGCCAATGAAATACGGCGAGTCTTGATTCTGGAATCGGAATATCTACCGCTCCTTCCTCCCGCGGAAGAAGACGACAGGAAGCTTTCTACGGTTGAGAAAAAAGCGATTTTGAAAGCGCTGGAGAGCACGTTAGGGAATAAGAGTAAGGCTGCGGATTTGCTGGGAATGTCGCGAAGCGCGTTTTATGAAAAGTTGGCAAAGTATCAGATTCAGTAG
- a CDS encoding DUF547 domain-containing protein yields MKLMIYHRFLLLTFIIFCSSASAFDHEYRDYGEVLKANVKDGLVDYAALQKDRKGIDQFVRQLGAVTTNEYEDWSRDQQLAFWINAYNGWFLQIVIDRYPIRGGRLLGVLYPDNSVQRISGIWDNIKTRSAGREVSLNDIEHKILRPIFKEPRIHFAIVCASIGCPALRSEPFRASALQEQLETAARDFINNPAKVRWNSGQKKLELSKIFDWFSEDFASFADESWRTRYSKKQAGPVAFSSKYLSPEVAETLKKDAVKVVYLDYDWHLNERKK; encoded by the coding sequence ATGAAACTTATGATATACCACAGGTTCCTGCTCCTTACTTTCATTATTTTTTGCAGCAGCGCTTCCGCGTTTGATCATGAATACCGAGACTATGGTGAAGTGCTGAAGGCCAACGTAAAGGATGGTCTTGTGGATTACGCGGCTCTTCAAAAGGACAGAAAAGGGATCGATCAATTTGTGAGACAGCTCGGCGCGGTTACAACGAATGAGTACGAAGACTGGTCACGCGATCAGCAGCTGGCTTTTTGGATCAACGCATACAACGGCTGGTTTCTGCAGATTGTAATCGACCGCTACCCGATTCGTGGAGGAAGATTGCTCGGCGTATTGTACCCGGATAACAGCGTGCAGCGAATTTCGGGCATTTGGGACAACATCAAAACACGCTCCGCGGGCCGGGAAGTGTCTTTGAATGATATAGAACACAAAATTCTTCGGCCGATCTTTAAAGAACCGCGAATCCATTTCGCTATCGTTTGCGCTTCGATCGGTTGTCCCGCATTGCGTTCCGAGCCCTTTCGCGCAAGCGCACTCCAGGAACAGTTAGAGACTGCTGCGCGAGACTTCATTAACAATCCCGCAAAGGTGCGTTGGAATTCGGGCCAGAAAAAACTGGAGCTCTCGAAAATATTCGATTGGTTTTCCGAAGATTTCGCTTCTTTCGCCGATGAAAGTTGGCGCACCCGCTATTCCAAAAAACAGGCCGGTCCTGTTGCTTTCAGCAGTAAATACCTGTCACCTGAGGTTGCTGAAACGCTAAAAAAGGACGCTGTAAAGGTCGTTTATCTCGATTATGACTGGCATCTGAACGAGCGGAAGAAGTAG